One genomic region from Argentina anserina chromosome 2, drPotAnse1.1, whole genome shotgun sequence encodes:
- the LOC126785187 gene encoding transcriptional regulator SUPERMAN-like, which translates to MQSQSNHRQDEDVSKSSSDEEAEDLNDDLGTGRSYECVFCKRGFTTAQALGGHMNIHRKERAKPRPTSAPTSIASKAADEHVSDLMRSHRSLQSYTRPHFSTAPEVDLNYRTFIPAPMWVVGQAHGDHEELCARNYPLRLHQDLFATDDDCRNRRSGSGLSLGIGPSAQDDDEDHVRRDHLKKETERVNGACSSEGDGLDLELRLGHDP; encoded by the coding sequence ATGCAATCTCAATCCAACCATCGTCAAGACGAAGACGTTTCGAAGAGCTCTAGCGATGAAGAAGCCGAGGATCTCAACGATGACTTGGGAACAGGGAGATCGTATGAGTGTGTGTTTTGCAAGAGAGGATTTACAACAGCACAGGCCTTGGGTGGACACATGAATATTCACCGCAAGGAGAGAGCAAAACCAAGGCCTACTTCTGCTCCTACTTCAATTGCAAGCAAAGCAGCTGATGAACATGTGAGTGATCTAATGAGATCCCACCGTTCGTTGCAAAGCTACACGCGTCCACATTTTTCTACAGCTCCGGAGGTGGATCTGAACTACCGGACGTTTATTCCTGCACCTATGTGGGTTGTGGGACAAGCTCACGGTGATCATGAGGAGTTATGTGCAAGGAATTATCCATTACGACTTCATCAGGATTTGTTTGCTACAGATGATGATTGTCGGAATAGGAGATCGGGGAGTGGTCTGAGCTTGGGGATTGGGCCATCAGCTcaggatgatgatgaagatcatGTACGTCGTGATCATCTTAAAAAAGAAACTGAACGAGTTAATGGTGCCTGCAGTAGTGAAGGGGATGGATTGGATTTGGAGCTTCGACTCGGTCATGATCCgtag
- the LOC126785185 gene encoding transcriptional regulator SUPERMAN-like gives MDCVNLRFGREEDLSDISPWTAKNFTCSFCKREFRSAQALGGHMNVHRRDRARLRLLPPNSILSSSEFSPYPNPNPSPNPNPKSYLSSSPSSSSSSLSGANNYRPQLVSPWSTHVSIPSSATLDHANKKLMILNSGSHQHQVPAFLNPKKVIKRSSALDYELGDQLKGSAGFAQKRHLGDDFEVLKKDEKHINMIREDFDLGLLLKNPTKEEVDLELRLGHL, from the coding sequence ATGGATTGTGTAAACCTGAGGTttggaagagaagaagatctAAGCGATATTTCTCCATGGACTGCAAAGAACTTTACATGTAGCTTTTGCAAGAGAGAATTCAGGTCTGCTCAAGCTCTTGGGGGTCATATGAATGTCCATAGGAGAGACAGAGCTAGGCTGCGACTCCTACCACCTAACTCGATCCTCTCTTCTTCCGAATTTTCTCCCTACCCTAATCCGAACCCTAGCcctaaccctaaccctaagtCTTACCTCTCTTCGTcgccatcatcatcatcatcatctcttTCAGGTGCTAATAACTACCGACCGCAATTGGTCTCTCCTTGGAGCACTCATGTGTCCATACCTTCCTCAGCTACTTTAGATCATGCAAATAAGAAGCTGATGATATTAAACAGCGGTTCTCATCAACATCAGGTTCCTGCTTTCCTTAATCCTAAGAAAGTCATCAAGAGAAGCAGTGCTCTTGATTATGAGCTTGGAGATCAACTCAAGGGCTCTGCTGGGTTTGCACAAAAACGTCATCTCGGTGATGATTTCGAGGTTTTGAAGAAAGATGAGAAGCATATCAACATGATTAGGGAGGATTTTGATTTGGGATTGCTGCTTAAAAATCCAACTAAAGAGGAAGTGGATTTGGAACTTCGACTCGGGCATCTCTAA